In Paenibacillus phoenicis, one genomic interval encodes:
- a CDS encoding alpha/beta hydrolase, which yields MKLKHIFKPGTLTASGEAAAPTLLLLHGTGGTERDLLPLAEIISPASAVLSVRGNVLENGMPRFFRRLAMGVFDEEDLVLRTKELHDFLDEAAAHYGFDRSRIVAVGYSNGANIAASLLFHHAAALSGAILHHPMVPRRGVPLPEMAGIPVFIGAGRNDAMCKPEETEELEGVLRGAGAQVHVHWEPYGHQLTETEVQAAAEWFQDHLLNQ from the coding sequence ATGAAGCTGAAGCATATCTTCAAGCCGGGGACCCTAACGGCCAGCGGTGAAGCGGCGGCACCTACACTGCTTCTTCTCCACGGCACCGGCGGCACGGAGCGGGATCTGCTGCCATTGGCAGAAATCATCTCCCCGGCTTCGGCAGTGCTTAGCGTCCGGGGGAACGTATTGGAGAACGGGATGCCGCGTTTCTTCCGGCGGTTGGCGATGGGCGTGTTCGACGAGGAGGATCTGGTGCTGCGCACGAAGGAGCTGCACGATTTCCTGGACGAGGCGGCGGCGCACTACGGCTTCGATCGGAGCCGCATCGTTGCGGTGGGGTATTCGAACGGAGCAAACATCGCAGCGAGCCTCCTGTTCCACCATGCGGCCGCACTAAGCGGGGCTATTCTGCACCATCCGATGGTCCCGCGGCGGGGCGTGCCGCTGCCGGAGATGGCAGGAATCCCTGTCTTCATCGGGGCGGGGCGGAATGACGCGATGTGTAAGCCGGAAGAAACCGAGGAACTGGAAGGGGTGCTCAGAGGTGCGGGTGCCCAAGTGCATGTGCATTGGGAGCCCTATGGACATCAGTTGACCGAAACCGAGGTTCAGGCTGCGGCAGAGTGGTTTCAGGACCATCTGCTGAACCAATAA
- a CDS encoding ring-cleaving dioxygenase, translating into MVHPTSGIHHITAFATDPQANVDFYAGVLGLRLVKKTINFDAPEVYHLYFGDEDGNPGTIMTFFPTPGARRGRVGGGQVGVTTFAIPVGTMGFWQERLHKFGISTTETRRFGESYLHFRDKDGLQLELVERATGPLSTWSFGGIPTDKAIKGFGGAVLYSMAPEKTAALLETVMGLQKLGTEGDYTRFKAEGDLGDVIDVNVKSMEYGAGGAGTVHHIAWRARDFAEHEEWRVRVAEHGYHPTPIVDRQYFHALYFREEGGILFEIATNPPGFANDESPEHLGEKLMLPAWYEPHRALIEQNLTPFEVRALKEDLQG; encoded by the coding sequence ATGGTACATCCAACTTCAGGGATTCATCATATTACCGCATTTGCTACCGATCCGCAGGCGAATGTCGATTTTTACGCAGGAGTGCTGGGGCTTAGATTGGTCAAAAAAACGATCAACTTCGATGCCCCGGAGGTGTACCATTTGTACTTCGGCGATGAGGATGGGAATCCGGGAACGATTATGACCTTCTTCCCGACGCCCGGGGCTCGGCGTGGCCGGGTTGGCGGCGGCCAGGTCGGCGTCACTACCTTCGCCATACCGGTTGGCACAATGGGATTCTGGCAGGAGCGTCTGCACAAATTCGGCATCTCCACGACCGAAACCCGCCGATTCGGTGAATCCTATCTGCATTTCCGTGACAAAGACGGACTCCAGCTCGAGCTGGTGGAACGCGCTACCGGCCCGCTAAGCACTTGGTCGTTTGGCGGCATTCCAACCGACAAGGCGATCAAAGGCTTTGGCGGCGCGGTGCTCTACAGCATGGCCCCGGAGAAAACTGCCGCGTTGCTCGAAACCGTCATGGGCTTACAGAAGCTTGGCACAGAGGGCGATTATACCCGTTTTAAAGCCGAGGGTGACCTTGGCGACGTGATCGATGTAAACGTCAAATCGATGGAATACGGCGCGGGCGGAGCCGGAACGGTGCATCACATCGCCTGGAGAGCCCGGGACTTCGCGGAACATGAAGAATGGAGAGTTCGGGTTGCCGAGCACGGCTACCATCCGACGCCAATCGTTGACCGGCAATATTTTCACGCGCTTTATTTCCGGGAGGAAGGCGGCATCTTGTTCGAAATTGCCACGAATCCGCCAGGGTTCGCCAATGACGAGTCGCCGGAGCATTTGGGTGAAAAGCTGATGCTTCCCGCTTGGTATGAACCGCACCGTGCACTGATCGAACAAAATCTGACCCCGTTTGAAGTCCGGGCGCTGAAGGAGGATCTGCAGGGATGA
- a CDS encoding nitroreductase family protein, with the protein MNSHEHDFTTVIKSRRSANKFIPGVEIQDKELEEIFHLTKFAPSAFNLQHTHYVVVKDPELKEQVYEAAAKQYKVRTASAVILVLGKLDAHKDVGMMNEGLLNLGVLSKQEYDMLVSDTIGFYESRGEAFMRDEAIRSASLSAMQMMLIAKDRGWDTCPMIGFDPDAMRRLLNVPDNYVPVMLIAIGKEDSSSFRPRGYRKPVGEFVSFNRF; encoded by the coding sequence ATGAATTCGCATGAGCATGATTTTACCACGGTTATCAAATCCCGCCGGTCGGCGAATAAATTTATCCCGGGTGTAGAAATCCAAGACAAGGAACTGGAAGAAATCTTTCATCTTACGAAATTCGCGCCGTCGGCGTTTAACTTGCAGCATACCCATTATGTGGTGGTGAAGGATCCCGAATTGAAGGAGCAAGTGTATGAGGCTGCGGCCAAGCAATATAAAGTCCGAACTGCCTCCGCGGTGATCCTGGTGCTGGGAAAATTGGATGCCCATAAGGATGTCGGGATGATGAATGAAGGCCTTCTGAATTTGGGCGTTCTCAGCAAGCAGGAGTACGACATGCTCGTGTCGGATACGATCGGGTTCTATGAAAGCCGGGGCGAAGCGTTTATGCGGGATGAGGCGATTCGCAGCGCCAGCCTATCGGCCATGCAGATGATGCTCATCGCGAAGGACCGCGGCTGGGATACATGCCCGATGATCGGGTTTGATCCCGACGCCATGCGCCGCCTGCTGAACGTTCCGGACAATTACGTGCCGGTGATGCTGATAGCGATCGGCAAAGAAGACAGCTCGAGCTTCCGTCCGCGCGGCTACCGTAAGCCGGTTGGCGAGTTCGTCAGCTTTAACCGTTTTTGA
- a CDS encoding DoxX family protein yields the protein MNLELALLIVRLVLGLTMMAHGAQKLFGWFGGHGPKGTGGWFETIGMKPGVLMAVLAGLAEFGGGLLVAAGLFTPIGTALLILTMIVAIVSVHGKNGFWSTSGGFEYNLLLIAVLVGLMLSGAGEYSLDALL from the coding sequence ATGAATTTGGAATTGGCGTTATTAATTGTTCGTTTGGTGTTGGGATTGACGATGATGGCGCATGGTGCGCAAAAGCTGTTTGGTTGGTTTGGCGGTCACGGCCCTAAAGGAACCGGCGGTTGGTTTGAAACGATAGGGATGAAGCCCGGGGTGCTGATGGCCGTGTTAGCGGGTCTCGCTGAATTTGGCGGCGGATTGCTGGTGGCGGCAGGTTTATTTACGCCTATCGGTACGGCGCTGTTGATTCTTACGATGATCGTGGCGATCGTATCCGTTCATGGTAAGAATGGGTTCTGGTCGACGTCAGGCGGCTTTGAATACAATTTGCTGCTGATCGCTGTTTTGGTTGGCTTGATGTTGTCCGGGGCCGGGGAATACTCTCTCGATGCTCTGCTATAA
- a CDS encoding MarR family winged helix-turn-helix transcriptional regulator encodes MDPTKNEALHLFIVLSRASEWVHAHADKEIRKYGLTRTEFGVLDLLYHKGRQPIQQIGSKVLMSSGNITYVVDKLEKKGYVTRKDCVEDRRLVYAELTEQGREFIEEVFPQITGIIEEAVSGLSPEEKQIAGMLLKKLGKSAQAGFK; translated from the coding sequence ATGGATCCAACGAAGAATGAGGCGCTGCATTTGTTCATCGTCTTGTCCCGGGCCAGCGAGTGGGTACATGCGCATGCGGATAAGGAGATTCGGAAATACGGATTAACCCGGACCGAGTTTGGCGTACTAGACTTGCTGTATCATAAAGGCAGACAGCCGATTCAGCAAATTGGCTCTAAGGTGTTGATGAGCAGCGGCAATATTACGTATGTCGTGGATAAGCTGGAGAAGAAGGGGTACGTCACCCGGAAGGATTGCGTGGAAGACCGACGGTTAGTTTACGCAGAACTCACCGAGCAGGGACGCGAGTTCATCGAAGAGGTGTTCCCGCAGATTACCGGCATCATCGAGGAGGCAGTCAGCGGTCTTTCGCCGGAAGAGAAGCAGATCGCGGGGATGCTGCTGAAGAAGCTTGGGAAATCGGCGCAGGCCGGCTTTAAATAG
- a CDS encoding heme-copper oxidase family protein, protein MGITYIKVSVVYFVIGVLLGMYMSMQHDYTLSGVHAHVNLLGWASFALAGVIYVLFPGAGESLLSKIQFWTYSIGLPVMMISLSLVLNGSEQLEPLVAIGGTLVVISVIIFAVNVLTNVRTSASARGRK, encoded by the coding sequence TTGGGGATCACGTATATTAAGGTTTCGGTTGTTTATTTTGTCATCGGTGTATTGCTAGGCATGTACATGTCCATGCAACATGACTATACTTTATCGGGCGTTCATGCCCATGTGAATTTGCTGGGGTGGGCGTCCTTTGCGTTGGCTGGCGTCATTTATGTGTTGTTTCCGGGAGCAGGGGAAAGTCTGCTGAGCAAAATCCAGTTCTGGACGTACTCCATCGGGCTTCCGGTCATGATGATCAGTTTATCTCTGGTGCTGAACGGTTCCGAACAACTGGAGCCTTTGGTAGCGATTGGCGGAACCCTTGTCGTGATCAGTGTCATCATATTTGCAGTCAACGTGCTGACGAACGTGCGGACCAGCGCGTCGGCTCGCGGCAGAAAGTAA